The following proteins are encoded in a genomic region of Zea mays cultivar B73 chromosome 9, Zm-B73-REFERENCE-NAM-5.0, whole genome shotgun sequence:
- the LOC118473464 gene encoding uncharacterized protein has protein sequence MARGGKQRITRSHDEYLSEDHIGEKSPQKNAASSEQNISNKEDHVDSKSDNESQDITMSNNINGEDQLDGADEVKEVKRRGKTKLINVWNIPRGHRVVVNCNELNQRIGEEAGVLAKFLGMVARNGSLCSLSFKDWRLLIGKKDRNHKQINKEAILNQVKKRFLYPARMETWVLRTIGQRWRQHKSNLKSIYFDPHKSQDANNSNAPDGVLADQWIALINNWMTPKAQDLSEANRINCTRRKSMHTSGTKSFARNKEELREQDPEKKYPHRAVLYIHTHKSNIGNNRNPHVGELKELLAQQLDLADSSNGKDA, from the exons ATGGCACGGGGTGGGAAACAACGCATTACTCGTAGCCATGATGAGTACTTGTCTGAGGACCATATTGGAGAGAAAAGTCCCCAAAAAAATGCTGCATCATCTGAACAAAACATAAGTAATAAAGAAGACCATGTAGATAGCAAAAGCGATAATGAGTCCCAAG ACATAACTATGTCAAATAACATAAATGGAGAGGACCAACTTGATGGCGCTGATGAGGTTAAAGAGGTTAAAAGGCGTGGGAAGACAAAACTTATTAATGTTTGGAACATTCCAAGAGGCCATAGGGTTGTAGTTAATTGTAATGAGCTGAATCAGCGTATCGGAGAAGAGGCAGGAGTCCTTGCAAAATTCCTTGGCATGGTTGCTAGGAATGGCTCCTTGTGTAGCTTAAGCTTCAAGGATTGGAGACTACTTATAGGAAAGAAAGATAGGAACCATAAACAAATCAATAAGGAGGCCATTCTTaatcaagtaaag AAGAGATTTCTTTACCCTGCCCGCATGGAAACATGGGTGCTGCGAACAATTGGACAGAGATGGAGGCAACACAAGTCCAATTTGAAATCCATTTATTTTGACCCACATAAGAGTCAGGATGCTAATAATAGTAATGCTCCTGATGGTGTATTAGCTGATCAGTGGATTGCACTTATCAATAATTGGATGACCCCTAAAGCACAG GATTTAAGTGAGGCCAATAGGATAAATTGTACAAGAAGAAAGTCAATGCATACATCTGGAACAAAAAGCTTTGCTCGGAATAAAGAAGAATTG AGGGAACAAGATCCTGAAAAGAAATACCCTCATAGGGCTGTTTTGTATATCCATACACACAAGTCTAACATCGGCAATAACAGAAATCCACATGTG GGTGAATTGAAGGAACTTTTAGCACAACAACTTGATTTAGCGGACTCTAGTAATGGAAAGGATGCATGA